In Verrucomicrobiota bacterium, one genomic interval encodes:
- the pyrH gene encoding UMP kinase — MPDKPSTRAKFKRIILKLSGEALAGKDGDPIGSAILADLSRQVKEIRRLGVQIGIVIGGGNIFRGLSGEKNGVDRTTGDYMGMLATVINGLALQNAMEKAGVPTRVMTAIEMKNVAEPFIRRRAVRHMEKGLVVIFVAGTGNPYFSTDTTAALRASEMNAQIIMKATKVDGVYDADPMTNKNAKKFSTITFSEALQRRLKVMDSTAFSLCMDNHMPILVFDLFKKDNIKNAVLGKKVGTLISN, encoded by the coding sequence ATGCCAGACAAGCCTTCAACCCGAGCGAAATTTAAAAGAATCATCCTTAAACTCAGCGGCGAGGCTCTCGCCGGTAAGGATGGCGACCCCATCGGGTCGGCTATTTTGGCCGATCTTTCACGGCAGGTCAAAGAAATCAGGCGTTTAGGCGTTCAAATAGGGATCGTGATTGGAGGAGGAAATATTTTCCGGGGCTTATCCGGAGAAAAAAACGGGGTGGATCGTACGACGGGTGATTATATGGGTATGTTAGCCACGGTGATCAACGGGCTTGCCCTCCAGAATGCGATGGAAAAAGCGGGAGTACCCACCCGGGTCATGACAGCGATCGAAATGAAAAATGTGGCCGAGCCATTCATCCGCCGCCGTGCGGTGCGCCACATGGAAAAGGGTCTTGTGGTGATTTTTGTCGCGGGCACGGGAAATCCTTATTTTTCCACGGACACAACAGCAGCCCTGCGGGCCAGTGAAATGAATGCCCAGATCATCATGAAAGCTACCAAAGTCGATGGGGTGTATGATGCCGACCCGATGACGAACAAGAATGCCAAAAAATTCTCGACCATTACTTTTTCAGAAGCCCTCCAACGTCGTTTAAAGGTGATGGACTCTACCGCTTTCAGCTTGTGCATGGATAACCACATGCCGATCCTCGTTTTTGATCTCTTCAAGAAGGACAATATTAAAAATGCGGTTTTAGGTAAGAAGGTCGGGACATTGATCAGTAACTAG